One Bombus terrestris chromosome 15, iyBomTerr1.2, whole genome shotgun sequence genomic window, tttatttctttttattaatctttctaTTCCAACTTTATAAACCCTTCATAGCAACAGTTTTCATCGTTTTAAATTCAACTTCTAAAAAAATTGCATTAGTTATACGTAGAATGACgtaatatttctaacaaatCTATCCCAAATTCCGTCTACATTTTCATCTCGAAATTAATGCATTAAGCTAAAGTACCTAAACACCATCCgttttatatttcgaaattaatgGATCAAGTTCGGTATGAAAGTTTAACAACCAGACTAGAGTGAACAGCGACGTTAAGGATAAATGTTAAGGTCGGTTAAGCGTTCGTTACGGGCAACAAAAGGAGCAATTAGAGCAAGAAGCCGTATGGCCGCAGCCCCAACAATCGCGGGGGCGGAACAAACCGACGACGATAGGCGACTAGAAAGTCGATTAGAGGAGGAAAATCCGCGTTCGCCTACCGACGACATAATCCACGTTCACTCTTAATCGGACAGACGTTACGACGGAAGTGGCAAGCGTAAAAATATGGTTCGATAATCGTTATGGCGAAACAATCACGGAAAAGTAGaatgaaggaaaaaaagaaaacagaatgtAATTCGATTTCGCAAACTTTCTAAGAGACGAAGGCGCGAATCGACGAAAAAATCTATTTTGCTATCGTGGCAACGATTGAATTCATAAGTTCCTTTCTGGTACTTTCAAGCGTGCGTGCCACGATTTCAATCGATTATTCAGCATTTGTCTGACTTCTTTGTCCATCGGTATTTCTATCCTTCTCTACAAAAAAAATATTGCGACATGAAACACATTTTAGTAATGGTAACGCGTGAACGCGTAAAAACgaaatctctttattttcagcGTTTCTATGATCAAGGCATACTTACGTTTCcgaatgaaagataaaaaactgtttttgttttttttttgtaaattaagaaaataaatatttcagtattTTAATGATTTGATAGATATCGAATAGATTTTGTTCGATGAACGTGAGCAATATCCCTTCTTATCGATGCGCGACGACTCGACAGGACTCGAGGAGACGGAATATGTTTAATCTTGAGATTTCGGTTCGCAGAAGGTAGGATTGGATTTTATAGGGCGAGAAAGGATGAGCCGTTTATCTCTGGCGTCGCTTTTCAGTTTTTCCCTGCTTCTCGGTCTACCTTATACATCGTTCGTCTTCCAACCCCTCTTCTTTGGTTACTTTATCCCTTCTTTCGGGGGCGTTACCGGCGTCGGTATCTTCTTTATGAAATAATAAGCTCTCTCTTTTAAATTCATCGCTAATGCGGTCCCGCCGATTCCTTAGATCGACCTCCTTTCCGCCACTCAGACCTCTTTTGTAACGATCAATATCAATCTAAATGTAAAACTTtctattgattgattgattgaaaaaaaatatatcgattcgataaaataaatatctctaTATTAGTAAAAGATATTAAGcgatttctaaataaaattatccCGTAATCATTTAAGCTATGATAATAATCTGTCTTATACTTTTCCATCATTACTCCTTTCTTACATAAATTTGGGGAGAATTACTTTCACTGCggaaagacgaagaagagaagCTAATCCGAAACAGACTTTCAGAGATTTATCCTATCGTCATTACTTTCATCGCcacaaagaataaaattgacCAATACAAGATTGCTATTCTCCTTCTATACTGACACTCCAGATTCGACCCTTGAATCCTCTGTATCACGCGCGTATGTACGAGACTGTTCACGTATCTTTTTCTCCCCCTTCTTACTTTCAATTCAAGCACCGCAAGCAGTCCTCTCATGGCCTTTGCTTCTGATTCAAGAGTCCGAACATACATACCCTCCATCTTGTAGCTGAAAAAGTTCTGTCTAAAAGCGGCCCGATTACATAAACGCGCATATTATCGTTCGTATTTTTCACaacttgaaaaaaaagaaagaaattaaaataaagaataatttttaaaaattacgtaaGGTTATAAGACGCATATTATCCCGTCTTTGtgatatttgcaaatatatattaatattctatttttattactcCATATTACaatacattatatgttatacgtTTATGAAAACGGTTCGTTCGCAATGTTCAATTAACTGATTCAAAGTATTGTTTACTATCTTTTGGGTTTGGTTTAATAGTTTTAGAATCTGGCTGCCAGTTGGCAGGACAGACTTCTCCATGTTTTTCAACAAACTGAAATGCCTTGATGAGCCTCAATGTTTCATCTACGCTTCTGCCCACTGGTAAATCATTTACGCTAAACTGCCTCAATATTCCTTCTTTATCTATGATGAAAAGGCCTCTTAAAGCAACTCCAGAATCCGGGAGAAGGACATTATATTTAGCTGATATTTCCTTGTTAAAATCACTGAGAAGAGGATAACCCAAATTGCCACCCAGGCCTCCCTGTTTTCTTGGCGTATTAGTCCATGCTAAATGACTAAAATGCGAGTCTGTAGAAACTCCAATCACTTGCGTATTCAGAGCTTTAAACTCTGAAATTTTCTCACTGAATGCTATCAACTCAGTGGGACACACAAATGTGCTAAAAATAAAGCcttgtatttattttagaagaaatatttggTTTTCTCTGGTCGTTCTCTATAGTTAAAACTTACAAGTCtaaaggataaaagaaaagaacaacatATTTTCCCCTGTAATCACTTAGGTTGATTTCCTTGAAATCACCATCAACCACGGCAGTTCCAGAAAACTCAGGTGCAGATTTCTGAATCTGAAGCTGACAAGAAAAAGGATTGCTACTAACGCAAAGACTTCGAGCGTATTGCACTAACGTCGGCTGTCGAGTTTTAAACATCAAATTTGATGTTGTAAcaaatatctgtaaatatatatattacgttacatattaaaataaacttcagaatttaaatgaattaaatgaTTGATATCTCTATCAAGTTAATCGACTTACCGCTTTACATGTTTGGGAATGTAAAGATGCTATCAATCGAagcattattaatat contains:
- the LOC100648954 gene encoding peroxiredoxin, with amino-acid sequence MLRLIASLHSQTCKAIFVTTSNLMFKTRQPTLVQYARSLCVSSNPFSCQLQIQKSAPEFSGTAVVDGDFKEINLSDYRGKYVVLFFYPLDFTFVCPTELIAFSEKISEFKALNTQVIGVSTDSHFSHLAWTNTPRKQGGLGGNLGYPLLSDFNKEISAKYNVLLPDSGVALRGLFIIDKEGILRQFSVNDLPVGRSVDETLRLIKAFQFVEKHGEVCPANWQPDSKTIKPNPKDSKQYFESVN